In Crinalium epipsammum PCC 9333, the following are encoded in one genomic region:
- a CDS encoding serine/threonine-protein kinase, giving the protein MNLGIGQALGGRYQIISLLGQGGFGTTFLAEDLHLPGNHRCVVKQLKPQATDLLTLQTARRLFDTEAQVLYQLGNHNQIPQLFAFFEENQEFYLVQEFIPGNNLSEEIVAGQQLGEDQVIRLLIEILEILEFVHQQNVIHRDVNPDNLIRRSQDGKLVLIDFGAVKLSTTVVTNVNSNINVTVAIGTRGYLPSEQANGNPRLSSDIYAVGIIGIQALTGLLPNQLTFDAQTNEIVWRNQASVSADLGDVLDKMVRYDFRDRYQSATEALAAIKNFNTVVIAPPQASLQGTHPRPNIKVKKLIYSLFGSIAVTGIIFAGGITINNIINYSNATELYQRGNALAELNKYEDALKVYQKAINLKPEYLEAWLAKGKMLLALKRYEDAQQAYEQAIQIKQNAVEAWVGRGDALNNLKKYPDAIDAFEKAIQLQINYPEAWKGRGEALIGLQRYQEAITSYDKALQFQPDDYVSWNSRGWALHNLQRYDEAISSYEQAVSYKPDYSVAWYNRGNSLVNLNKNKEAIESYDQAVKFQPSNYQAWYSRANILVNLGKYSEAVESYDQAVKLQQSNYQTWYSRGWALHQLQRYESAIASYSKAIELKRNNYQTWYNRGNSLYQLQRYEDAIASYAQAVRYKPDYYEAWYSRGNALLNLKRYESAIASYDQAIRYKPNYLEAVTARNDAQKQLEAEKVNIEENKEEINQQQINF; this is encoded by the coding sequence ATGAATTTGGGCATTGGACAAGCATTAGGTGGGCGCTACCAAATTATTAGCTTGCTAGGACAAGGAGGGTTTGGTACTACCTTCCTGGCTGAAGATTTACATCTACCTGGAAACCATCGCTGTGTTGTTAAGCAATTAAAGCCGCAAGCAACTGATTTGTTGACTTTGCAAACGGCTAGGCGTTTATTTGATACTGAAGCACAAGTTTTATATCAGTTGGGTAATCACAATCAGATTCCACAGCTTTTTGCTTTTTTTGAGGAAAATCAAGAGTTTTATTTAGTTCAGGAATTTATTCCAGGTAATAATCTCAGTGAGGAAATAGTTGCAGGTCAGCAGTTAGGTGAAGATCAAGTTATTAGGTTGCTGATAGAGATATTGGAAATCTTAGAATTTGTCCATCAGCAAAATGTGATTCATCGTGATGTTAATCCCGATAATTTAATTAGGCGTAGTCAAGATGGAAAGTTAGTTTTAATTGATTTTGGTGCGGTTAAGCTTAGTACTACTGTAGTTACTAATGTTAATAGTAATATTAACGTGACTGTGGCAATTGGTACTCGCGGATATTTACCTAGTGAACAAGCCAATGGTAATCCTAGATTAAGTAGTGATATTTATGCGGTGGGGATAATTGGTATTCAGGCGCTTACTGGGTTACTACCTAATCAATTAACATTCGACGCTCAGACAAATGAAATTGTTTGGCGTAATCAAGCATCAGTTAGTGCTGATTTAGGTGATGTTTTAGATAAAATGGTGCGGTATGATTTCCGCGATCGCTATCAGTCCGCAACTGAAGCTTTAGCAGCAATTAAAAATTTTAACACGGTAGTTATTGCACCTCCTCAAGCTTCATTACAGGGTACTCATCCTCGCCCCAATATAAAAGTTAAAAAACTTATATATAGTTTATTTGGTTCTATAGCCGTAACTGGAATAATATTTGCTGGGGGAATAACAATTAATAATATAATTAATTACTCTAATGCTACGGAATTATATCAACGAGGTAATGCTTTAGCTGAGTTAAATAAATATGAAGATGCTTTAAAGGTTTACCAAAAAGCTATTAACCTTAAGCCAGAATATTTAGAAGCTTGGTTAGCTAAAGGAAAAATGCTGTTAGCTTTGAAACGTTATGAAGATGCACAGCAAGCTTATGAGCAAGCAATTCAAATTAAGCAAAATGCTGTCGAAGCTTGGGTTGGTAGAGGAGACGCATTAAATAATTTAAAAAAATATCCAGACGCAATTGATGCTTTTGAAAAAGCTATTCAATTACAAATTAATTATCCTGAAGCATGGAAAGGTAGAGGTGAGGCGCTGATAGGTTTACAACGATATCAGGAAGCTATTACTTCTTATGATAAAGCTTTACAGTTCCAGCCGGATGATTATGTAAGTTGGAATAGTAGAGGATGGGCTTTACATAATTTACAAAGATATGATGAGGCAATTTCATCTTACGAGCAAGCCGTTTCATATAAACCGGATTACTCGGTAGCATGGTATAATAGAGGCAATTCTTTAGTCAATTTAAATAAAAATAAAGAAGCGATTGAATCTTATGATCAGGCGGTAAAATTTCAGCCATCTAATTATCAAGCCTGGTATAGTCGCGCAAATATACTGGTTAATTTAGGTAAATACTCAGAAGCGGTTGAGTCTTATGATCAAGCCGTAAAACTTCAGCAATCTAATTATCAAACTTGGTATAGTCGTGGCTGGGCATTGCATCAATTGCAACGATATGAAAGTGCGATCGCATCTTATTCTAAAGCTATAGAGTTGAAGCGAAATAATTATCAAACTTGGTATAATCGGGGAAATTCCCTATATCAATTACAGCGATATGAGGATGCGATCGCATCTTACGCTCAAGCGGTACGCTATAAACCAGATTACTACGAGGCTTGGTATAGTCGCGGGAACGCATTGTTGAATTTAAAGAGATATGAAAGTGCGATCGCATCTTACGATCAAGCAATTAGATATAAGCCAAATTACTTAGAAGCAGTAACAGCGCGAAATGACGCACAGAAACAGTTAGAGGCTGAAAAAGTTAATATTGAGGAAAATAAAGAAGAAATTAATCAACAGCAGATAAATTTTTAA
- a CDS encoding type II toxin-antitoxin system HicB family antitoxin — translation MKTKLLTAIVHKEEDLYVAECPEIGTVDQGETIEEALANLKEATQLYLEATSVLK, via the coding sequence ATGAAGACTAAGTTACTAACAGCTATTGTTCATAAAGAAGAAGATCTGTATGTGGCAGAATGCCCAGAAATCGGAACAGTCGATCAAGGAGAAACAATTGAAGAAGCTCTTGCCAATTTGAAAGAAGCAACGCAGTTGTATCTGGAAGCAACTTCTGTTCTCAAATAA
- the smpB gene encoding SsrA-binding protein SmpB → MSEKSDGFKVVSDNRQARYLYEILETYEAGIELKGTEVKSIREGRSNIRDGYALIRNGEAFLINVHVSPHPTTSQYFNHDPRRTRKLLLHKQEIRKLIGKVEQQGLTLVPLKMYLKNGKAKISIGLAKGKKLHDKRQDLKQRQDKRDMQRAMKRD, encoded by the coding sequence ATGAGTGAAAAAAGTGATGGATTTAAAGTAGTTAGTGATAACCGTCAAGCCCGTTACCTCTATGAAATCCTAGAAACTTACGAAGCTGGGATAGAGTTAAAGGGTACAGAGGTTAAGTCAATCCGCGAAGGTAGGTCTAACATCAGAGATGGCTATGCCTTGATTCGCAATGGGGAAGCATTCTTAATTAACGTTCATGTATCACCACACCCTACTACCAGCCAGTATTTTAACCATGACCCGCGCCGTACTCGTAAATTGTTGCTTCACAAGCAAGAAATCCGCAAGCTGATTGGCAAAGTGGAACAGCAGGGATTAACCTTGGTGCCATTAAAAATGTACCTGAAAAACGGCAAAGCTAAGATCAGTATCGGTCTTGCTAAAGGTAAGAAGTTACACGATAAGCGTCAAGACTTGAAGCAACGTCAAGACAAACGCGATATGCAACGGGCAATGAAACGTGATTAG
- a CDS encoding GUN4 domain-containing protein: MSDLTTTSPDTSDNIADIRYKFKSETEKNQQKLIPEVLSSGDVGLQLLMEFLSERRSSPPSLVDGIAYQALYQANSAKATEFLNTNFPTGIVPLKSERGIDYSPLQKLLAQQDFEEADRLSNLKLCELAGSDALQRKWLYFTEVENFPITDLQTINNLWLLHSEGKFGFSVQRELWLAVGKNWEKLWSKIGWKNGNAWTRYPNEFTWALTAPKGHLPLSNQLRGVRVISSLLSHPAWTMNN; this comes from the coding sequence ATGAGTGATCTAACCACTACCTCACCAGACACATCCGACAACATCGCTGATATTCGCTACAAGTTCAAGTCAGAAACTGAGAAAAATCAACAAAAACTGATTCCCGAAGTTCTCAGTTCTGGTGATGTCGGTTTACAGTTATTGATGGAATTTTTATCGGAACGTCGCTCTTCACCACCAAGTTTAGTTGACGGTATTGCTTATCAAGCTCTTTATCAGGCGAACTCAGCCAAGGCAACTGAATTTCTCAATACCAACTTTCCGACTGGGATTGTGCCATTAAAGTCTGAGCGTGGAATTGATTATAGCCCTCTCCAAAAACTGCTTGCTCAACAAGACTTTGAAGAGGCTGATCGTCTCTCTAACCTAAAGCTGTGTGAATTGGCGGGTTCTGATGCACTACAAAGAAAATGGCTGTATTTTACAGAGGTAGAAAATTTTCCAATTACTGATCTCCAAACCATTAATAATTTGTGGTTACTGCACTCAGAAGGCAAGTTTGGCTTTTCTGTACAGCGCGAACTTTGGTTGGCTGTTGGTAAAAATTGGGAAAAACTCTGGTCTAAAATTGGTTGGAAAAACGGCAACGCTTGGACTCGTTATCCGAATGAGTTTACTTGGGCTTTAACAGCACCCAAGGGGCATCTACCTCTATCAAATCAGTTGCGAGGAGTGCGAGTTATCTCCTCTTTGCTGTCTCACCCTGCTTGGACAATGAACAATTAA
- a CDS encoding ISAs1 family transposase, translating into MLVSLIEHLKKVKDFRKSQGKRHPLWIVLLVVVLGMMSGYQGYREIGHFVKYEQRNLINNLEIFTERLPSCATIRRVMMGMDWQNLSEVFNQWAKENYPQIDETDWLAIDGKSLRSTVTNYADKSQNFGVIVSVFSQLTGLVIALSKIENKSKSEIAEVQDIVRNCGFKGKVISADALHCNQTTTRAIIKSQNNYLIALKKNQNKLYEQVKTLTNMIEPSSRCITKEQSHGRQVTREVTVFNNIIKLKNWSHIQSLIKVERWGWRGSSPYQETVYYISSMSADAETFNQRIRGHWRIENQVHWVKDVILNEDKMKIHQIQAATNFSILKTIVLNLFRGLGFISITEGKRWLGNHWNKLLIMTEELT; encoded by the coding sequence ATGCTTGTTAGTCTAATAGAACACTTGAAGAAAGTCAAGGATTTTCGTAAAAGTCAAGGAAAAAGACATCCCTTATGGATAGTATTATTAGTAGTAGTTTTAGGGATGATGTCAGGGTATCAGGGCTATAGAGAAATTGGGCATTTTGTAAAATATGAGCAAAGGAATCTGATTAATAACTTGGAAATATTTACGGAAAGATTACCATCTTGTGCAACTATAAGAAGGGTAATGATGGGCATGGACTGGCAAAATCTCAGCGAAGTTTTTAATCAGTGGGCTAAAGAAAACTATCCGCAAATAGATGAAACAGACTGGTTGGCAATTGATGGAAAAAGTTTGAGAAGCACAGTAACAAACTATGCAGATAAATCGCAAAATTTTGGGGTAATAGTTTCTGTATTTAGTCAACTAACAGGATTAGTGATAGCCCTGAGTAAAATCGAGAATAAAAGTAAGTCAGAAATTGCCGAAGTTCAAGATATAGTAAGGAATTGCGGTTTTAAAGGAAAAGTAATAAGCGCCGATGCGCTGCATTGTAATCAAACTACAACTAGAGCAATTATCAAAAGTCAAAATAATTATTTAATTGCTTTAAAGAAAAACCAAAATAAATTGTATGAGCAAGTAAAAACTTTAACAAATATGATTGAGCCATCCAGCCGATGTATCACTAAAGAACAAAGTCATGGACGACAAGTAACTCGAGAAGTAACAGTTTTTAATAATATTATTAAATTGAAAAACTGGTCACATATTCAAAGCTTGATTAAAGTAGAACGCTGGGGATGGAGAGGAAGCTCACCATATCAAGAAACAGTTTATTACATCAGTAGCATGAGCGCAGATGCGGAAACGTTTAACCAAAGAATTAGAGGGCATTGGCGAATAGAAAATCAAGTTCACTGGGTCAAAGACGTAATTTTAAATGAAGATAAAATGAAAATTCATCAAATTCAAGCAGCTACTAATTTTTCCATTTTAAAAACAATAGTTTTGAATCTTTTTCGCGGCTTGGGTTTCATCTCTATAACCGAGGGAAAAAGGTGGTTAGGTAATCACTGGAACAAACTGCTCATTATGACGGAAGAATTGACTTAA
- a CDS encoding IctB family putative bicarbonate transporter, translated as MNLVWQRFTLSDLPLSQWRSSSYLYRLVGPLQAWRQSSWLMQWAEGIGAGLISLVFALAPFVANELVGVLLLASAGYWVLLTLSDNTRTAATPINLLVLLYWGIATVATAMSPVKNAAFTGWTKLTLYLLFFALMSRVVRSPRLRSWLITVYLHVALIVSVYGLRQWFFGAAQLATWVDPTSTMSKTTRVYSYLGNPNLLAAYLLPAIALSLAALFAWRGWMPKALALTMFVVNTACMILTFSRGGWIGFVLIVFVFLVLQLFWWSVYLPSFWRKWSLPLLLGSLALVLTLTVAFVDPVRDRVGSMFAGRGDSSNNFRINVWTAVIKMIEDRPILGIGPGNTAFNKVYPLFQVSPRYSALSAYSIVLELAVETGFIGLSCFLWLLIVTFNQGVRQLGRLRKFANGEAFWLMGAIAGMLGLLGHGLFDTVWYRPEVNTLWWFMVAVIASYYNPPRLLMGSHPDEQD; from the coding sequence ATGAATTTAGTTTGGCAACGATTTACTTTATCAGATTTGCCTCTTTCTCAGTGGCGCAGTAGCAGCTATCTTTATCGCTTGGTTGGTCCTCTGCAAGCGTGGCGACAAAGTAGCTGGTTGATGCAGTGGGCTGAAGGGATAGGGGCAGGGTTAATTAGTTTGGTTTTTGCTTTAGCACCCTTTGTGGCGAATGAACTTGTGGGTGTGTTGTTGTTGGCTAGTGCTGGTTATTGGGTGCTGCTGACACTATCTGATAATACTAGAACTGCTGCAACGCCGATTAATTTGTTAGTGCTGCTATATTGGGGCATTGCTACGGTTGCTACGGCGATGTCTCCGGTAAAGAATGCAGCTTTTACTGGTTGGACAAAGCTAACTTTATATTTGTTGTTTTTTGCTTTGATGTCACGGGTGGTGCGATCGCCCCGTCTACGTTCGTGGTTAATTACGGTTTATTTGCACGTAGCTTTGATTGTAAGTGTATATGGGTTACGTCAATGGTTTTTTGGCGCGGCGCAATTAGCTACTTGGGTCGATCCGACATCTACTATGTCGAAAACAACACGAGTTTATAGCTATTTGGGTAATCCTAATTTACTTGCTGCTTATTTGCTACCTGCGATCGCTTTATCTTTGGCAGCATTGTTTGCTTGGCGTGGTTGGATGCCTAAAGCACTAGCATTAACTATGTTTGTTGTCAATACAGCCTGTATGATCCTCACTTTCAGTCGTGGTGGTTGGATTGGCTTTGTATTGATAGTGTTCGTTTTCTTAGTTTTACAGCTTTTTTGGTGGAGTGTGTATCTACCGAGTTTTTGGCGCAAGTGGTCGTTACCATTGCTGTTAGGAAGTTTGGCACTGGTATTAACACTAACGGTGGCATTTGTTGATCCAGTGCGCGATCGCGTTGGTAGTATGTTTGCAGGTCGCGGAGATAGTAGTAATAATTTCCGCATTAATGTCTGGACGGCGGTAATTAAGATGATCGAAGATCGTCCTATACTCGGCATTGGTCCAGGAAATACTGCTTTCAACAAAGTTTATCCGTTATTTCAAGTCAGCCCCCGTTATAGCGCCCTCAGCGCGTATTCTATAGTGTTGGAACTGGCTGTAGAAACTGGATTTATTGGGTTAAGTTGTTTCCTGTGGCTGCTAATTGTGACTTTTAACCAAGGAGTGCGCCAATTAGGGCGGCTGCGGAAATTTGCCAACGGTGAGGCATTTTGGTTAATGGGTGCGATCGCGGGTATGCTAGGTTTGCTTGGTCACGGCTTGTTTGATACTGTTTGGTATCGCCCTGAAGTAAATACTCTCTGGTGGTTCATGGTGGCTGTGATTGCTAGTTATTACAATCCACCCAGGTTGTTAATGGGCAGCCACCCAGATGAGCAAGATTGA
- a CDS encoding DUF6887 family protein gives MQPNFEQFSNKELIQYALTHRDELEPLRVLYRRRTPDEQATWYEPMIGEDGTPIEENIQLAQEAIHQRLEKHKK, from the coding sequence ATGCAACCGAATTTTGAGCAATTTAGCAATAAAGAACTGATTCAATATGCACTCACTCATCGAGATGAATTAGAACCATTGCGAGTTTTGTATCGTCGTCGGACTCCTGATGAACAAGCAACTTGGTATGAACCTATGATCGGGGAAGATGGGACACCAATTGAAGAAAATATTCAGCTTGCACAAGAAGCCATTCACCAGCGACTTGAAAAACATAAAAAATAA
- a CDS encoding alpha/beta fold hydrolase, producing the protein MVLMPLTFLMVWLAGLLSIGILGGGVYILYEWYEGDLVGYSYLLGGVALVLWSFGGRFIIPLLFHRPGNDEPSFMRTGSVQRIQRPDGSELHVEFYGPEDGQPIIFSHGWGPNSTVWYYAKKQLSDRFRVIVWDLPGLGKSKRPKNNDYSLEKYARDLEAVVSIAGDKPVILLGHSMGGMITLTFSRLFPELLGSRVAGLILVDTSYINPVKTCIFNGLVTALQKPVLEPILYLTIFLSPIFWAMTWLSYFNGSLYISVELSGFTGKETRGQLNFAALLSALGEPGVLARGTLAMFKLEETATLKNINVPVLVVTGKSDIAVVPETSARMQAEIPNAELVTLKPGGHMALMERNEQFSEAVSSFSSAIASKA; encoded by the coding sequence ATGGTTTTGATGCCTCTCACTTTCCTGATGGTTTGGTTAGCTGGGCTATTGTCCATTGGGATACTTGGCGGGGGTGTCTATATTCTTTATGAATGGTATGAAGGGGATCTGGTAGGATATTCCTACTTGTTAGGTGGAGTTGCGCTAGTTTTGTGGTCTTTTGGCGGTCGTTTTATTATTCCGCTATTATTTCACCGCCCTGGAAATGATGAACCAAGTTTTATGCGTACTGGTAGTGTACAGCGCATACAAAGACCTGATGGTAGCGAGTTGCACGTAGAGTTTTATGGACCTGAAGATGGACAACCAATTATTTTTTCACACGGTTGGGGACCTAATAGTACTGTTTGGTATTATGCTAAGAAACAATTGAGCGATCGCTTCCGAGTAATTGTTTGGGATTTACCAGGTTTAGGGAAATCGAAAAGACCTAAAAATAACGATTATTCTCTAGAAAAATATGCGCGTGATTTAGAAGCAGTTGTTTCCATAGCTGGGGATAAACCTGTTATTTTACTGGGACATAGTATGGGCGGTATGATTACGCTGACATTTTCTCGGCTATTTCCTGAACTTTTAGGAAGTCGAGTTGCTGGTTTGATTCTTGTAGATACCAGTTATATTAATCCAGTCAAAACTTGTATTTTTAATGGTTTAGTAACTGCTTTGCAAAAGCCAGTGCTTGAACCTATTTTATACCTGACTATTTTCTTATCGCCTATTTTTTGGGCAATGACTTGGTTAAGTTATTTTAATGGTTCACTATATATTAGTGTGGAGTTATCGGGATTTACAGGTAAAGAAACTCGCGGTCAACTAAATTTCGCTGCTTTATTATCAGCTTTGGGTGAACCTGGAGTGTTAGCGCGTGGCACTTTAGCAATGTTTAAGTTAGAAGAAACAGCAACACTAAAAAATATTAATGTTCCGGTGCTAGTTGTTACGGGTAAGTCTGATATAGCAGTTGTTCCTGAAACTAGCGCACGTATGCAAGCAGAAATACCTAATGCGGAATTGGTGACATTAAAACCAGGTGGACACATGGCTTTAATGGAGAGAAATGAGCAATTTTCGGAAGCTGTGAGTAGTTTTAGTAGTGCGATCGCAAGTAAGGCTTAG
- a CDS encoding DUF6888 family protein, with protein sequence MGDRTFLSFYDCIRCVTIEDRNIQPTNAQAQACLRVCQMLSNSYRNIELFRFDDETGIVFILAGEDIQIIIPPNGRWRFLDATEF encoded by the coding sequence TTGGGTGATAGGACGTTTTTATCTTTTTATGATTGTATTAGATGTGTCACCATTGAGGATAGAAACATTCAACCAACCAACGCTCAAGCTCAAGCCTGCTTACGAGTCTGCCAAATGCTGTCTAACAGTTATCGTAATATTGAATTATTTCGTTTCGATGACGAAACAGGTATTGTATTTATTCTTGCAGGTGAAGACATACAAATTATTATTCCCCCGAATGGACGCTGGAGGTTTTTAGATGCAACCGAATTTTGA
- a CDS encoding GAF domain-containing sensor histidine kinase — MSNIAARIGAEMVMESPESRLFCRLDNFTPAVKEQQRFKILAEFGLLKTDTLPVFEEATQTACRFLETPISIVGLMTEDRQWIKSAVGLSRLGLMNELLTSRQLSRNESFCTHVVDSHQVLAISDTATDGEFSRSSLFQHYGIRAYLGAPLLTASGHCLGTLAVMDLIPRNFSSKDIEFLMLLARLVVTEIERNCLVKAKQTRVLGLHTNSDLHRYSVVPSSVLNKNESLEFACATSVNPAISINSNSHISLSQGNNQSHQSQEFTTQKLKVKLLTHISQELRTPLTSVMGMTSVLNREIYGPLSSKQKEYLNIIHHSGQSLVSLVDEIAALGLLDENNQKLQLTSVNIEMVCQQAIKSLEQVAHHRQQQLRLSVEPGNRIWLVDKDKIRQILYYLLLSLIQSAEVGCVVRIHLSHKSEKLNMALWVSHPWLGDCLPQVELYSESGIAKIANNSELLQDNATVIQDQVADAYLPLGSETLTSTPLVAALMNAEDLNIKSAVGNDSRESLGLLLSCCLAETHGGEILVQGSPEWGYRYVVSLPHIVTGDDPL; from the coding sequence ATGAGCAATATAGCAGCAAGGATTGGGGCAGAGATGGTCATGGAAAGTCCAGAGAGTAGGCTTTTTTGTCGTCTTGATAATTTCACGCCCGCAGTAAAAGAACAGCAACGCTTCAAGATTTTGGCGGAGTTTGGTCTACTTAAAACAGACACTCTGCCAGTGTTTGAAGAAGCGACTCAAACAGCTTGCCGATTTTTAGAAACACCGATCAGTATTGTGGGCTTAATGACAGAAGATCGACAGTGGATTAAGTCGGCTGTTGGTTTATCTCGCTTGGGATTAATGAATGAGTTGCTGACATCTCGGCAACTGTCTCGTAATGAATCATTTTGCACTCATGTTGTCGATAGTCATCAAGTTTTAGCGATTTCAGATACAGCGACGGATGGAGAATTTTCTAGAAGTTCATTATTTCAACATTATGGTATTCGTGCTTACTTAGGCGCACCTTTGCTTACGGCATCTGGACATTGTTTGGGTACACTGGCAGTGATGGATCTGATTCCTCGTAACTTTAGTAGCAAAGATATCGAATTCTTGATGTTGTTGGCTCGACTGGTGGTTACGGAAATTGAACGTAACTGTTTGGTAAAAGCTAAACAAACAAGAGTTTTAGGGCTGCATACCAATTCTGATTTACACCGTTACTCTGTAGTGCCATCATCAGTACTAAATAAAAATGAGTCGTTAGAGTTTGCTTGTGCTACATCTGTAAACCCCGCTATTAGTATTAATTCAAATAGCCATATTTCCCTAAGTCAGGGAAATAATCAAAGTCATCAATCTCAAGAATTTACCACTCAAAAACTTAAAGTTAAACTGCTGACTCACATCAGCCAGGAATTACGCACGCCTTTGACTTCTGTAATGGGGATGACGAGTGTATTAAATCGAGAAATTTATGGCCCTTTAAGTAGTAAACAAAAAGAATATCTAAATATTATTCACCATAGCGGTCAGAGTCTAGTTTCTTTAGTAGACGAGATTGCCGCGTTAGGTTTATTGGATGAAAATAATCAAAAACTTCAACTCACTTCTGTAAATATTGAAATGGTTTGCCAACAGGCGATTAAAAGCTTGGAACAGGTAGCTCATCATAGACAGCAACAGCTACGGTTGTCGGTAGAACCTGGAAATCGGATTTGGTTGGTGGATAAAGATAAAATCCGTCAGATATTGTACTACCTGCTGTTGAGTTTAATTCAATCAGCAGAAGTCGGGTGTGTGGTGCGTATCCATCTTTCTCATAAAAGTGAAAAACTCAATATGGCACTCTGGGTGTCTCATCCTTGGTTAGGTGATTGCCTTCCTCAAGTTGAACTGTACTCTGAATCTGGTATTGCTAAGATTGCTAATAATTCTGAACTTTTACAGGACAATGCTACTGTTATTCAAGATCAAGTAGCTGATGCTTATTTACCTTTGGGAAGCGAAACGCTAACAAGTACTCCTCTAGTGGCGGCGTTGATGAATGCTGAGGATCTCAACATTAAGTCTGCTGTCGGCAATGACTCGCGTGAAAGTTTGGGGTTATTACTCAGTTGCTGTTTAGCAGAAACGCATGGGGGTGAAATTTTAGTTCAAGGTTCGCCAGAGTGGGGTTATCGCTATGTAGTCAGTTTGCCCCATATAGTAACGGGGGACGATCCACTGTAG